Proteins from one Sabethes cyaneus chromosome 2, idSabCyanKW18_F2, whole genome shotgun sequence genomic window:
- the LOC128738311 gene encoding protein henna — translation MYGPQQQQQHQESDGPTLKQGGSYIMEGHESADAKNVSIIFSPLQEEAGALAKMLKIFDEHRVNLLHIESRSSTRGPGYEFMVECDSKSANLSTAIEAIRKKSDYFNIISRDYKDNAAAVPWFPRRIRDLDRFANQILSYGAELDSDHPGFTDPTYRERRKYFADIAFNYKHGQPLPHVDYTEEEINTWKVVFNNLTKLYPTHACREHNHVFPLLIENCGYREDNIPQLEDVSNFLRDCTGFTLRPVAGLLSSRDFLAGLAFRVFHSTQYIRHPSKPLYTPEPDVCHELLGHAPLFADPSFAQFSQEIGLASLGAPDEFVEKLATCFWFTVEYGLCRQNGELKAYGAGLLSSFGELQYCLTDKPELREFEPIKTGEQKYPITQYQPVYFVSNSFEEAIQKMVQFANTIPRPFGVRYNAYTQSVEILDSKPQIADMLRNIHGEFEILQNAFKKL, via the exons CCAACCCTGAAGCAAGGAGGATCCTACATCATGGAAGGACACGAATCGGCGGATGCCAAGAATGTTAGCATCATTTTTTCCCCGCTGCAGGAGGAAGCCGGAGCGCTGGCCAAGATGTTGAAGATCTTCGACGAACATCGGGTCAACCTGTTGCACATCGAGTCGCGCTCGTCCACCCGTGGACCGGGATACGAGTTTATGGTCGAATGCGATAGCAAGAGTGCAAACCTAAGCACGGCCATCGAGGCGATCCGCAAGAAGAGTGACTACTTTAACATTATCTCGCGCGATTATAAGGATAATGCTG CTGCCGTCCCTTGGTTTCCTCGCCGAATTCGTGACCTGGATCGGTTCGCTAACCAGATTCTGTCGTATGGAGCGGAGCTCGATTCCGACCATCCCGGGTTCACTGACCCAACCTACCGTGAACGTAGGAAGTATTTTGCCGATATTGCCTTCAACTACAAGCACGGTCAACCACTTCCGCATGTCGACTACACGGAGGAGGAAATCAACACCTGGAAGGTGGTGTTTAACAATTTAACTAAGCTCTATCCAACGCACGCATGCCGCGAACACAATCACGTTTTTCCGTTGCTGATCGAAAACTGCGGCTACAGAGAGGACAACATTCCCCAGCTGGAGGACGTATCGAATTTCCTGCGGGATTGCACCGGATTCACACTGCGCCCGGTTGCTGGGCTCCTCTCATCCCGTGACTTCCTGGCCGGACTGGCGTTCCGCGTTTTCCACTCAACACAGTACATCCGTCACCCGAGCAAACCGCTCTACACTCCGGAACCGGACGTGTGCCACGAACTGCTCGGCCACGCTCCACTGTTTGCCGATCCTTCCTTCGCGCAGTTTTCCCAGGAAATTGGATTAGCTTCGCTTGGTGCTCCGGATGAGTTCGTTGAAAAATTAGCTACG TGCTTCTGGTTCACGGTCGAGTACGGATTGTGCCGTCAAAATGGCGAACTGAAGGCGTACGGTGCTGGTTTACTGTCGTCCTTCGGTGAGCTGCAGTACTGCCTTACCGACAAGCCGGAACTGCGTGAGTTCGAACCGATCAAAACCGGTGAGCAGAAGTATCCGATCACCCAGTACCAGCCGGTGTACTTCGTGTCGAACAGCTTCGAGGAGGCCATCCAGAAGATGGTCCAATTCGCCAACACCATCCCGCGTCCGTTCGGCGTTCGCTACAACGCCTACACACAGAGTGTGGAAATCCTCGACTCAAAGCCACAGATTGCCGACATGCTGCGAAACATTCACGGCGAGTTCGAGATTTTGCAGAATGCCTTCAAGAAGTTGTAG